The Planococcus versutus genome contains a region encoding:
- a CDS encoding proline dehydrogenase family protein codes for MIVKNFFIHLSENQFLNKAAQNYGFKLGAHSVVAGTNIEEAIKSIKELNAQGISCTVDNLGEFVHDKAEALAAKKQILGVVDAIQKHKVDAHISLKPSQIGLDIDYDFCKDNITEIVERAAKYNIFINIDMENFARLQPSFDLMEELAKDYDNVGTVIQSYFLRAQDDIKKYSNFRLRIVKGAYKEPDTVAYQTKEEIDANFIKLIEYHLLHGKFTSIATHDHNVINHVKQFVVEHDISYDKFEFQMLYGFRKEMQVELAAQGYNFCTYIPFGTDWYGYFMRRLAERPQNLNLVVKQVFTKKTNTALGVVAGAFLLGRLTSKK; via the coding sequence ATGATCGTAAAAAACTTCTTTATCCATCTTTCAGAAAACCAATTTTTAAACAAAGCAGCTCAAAACTATGGTTTCAAGCTTGGCGCACATAGCGTCGTTGCCGGAACTAATATAGAAGAAGCTATCAAAAGTATTAAAGAATTAAATGCACAAGGCATTAGCTGTACTGTTGATAACCTTGGAGAATTTGTGCATGACAAAGCAGAAGCTTTAGCAGCTAAAAAGCAAATTTTAGGCGTTGTAGATGCTATTCAAAAACATAAAGTAGATGCACATATTTCATTAAAACCTTCACAAATTGGTCTTGATATCGATTATGATTTCTGTAAAGACAATATTACAGAAATCGTTGAAAGAGCAGCTAAGTATAATATTTTCATCAATATTGATATGGAAAACTTTGCGCGTCTTCAACCGTCGTTTGATTTAATGGAAGAATTAGCGAAAGACTATGACAACGTTGGAACTGTTATTCAATCTTATTTCTTAAGAGCACAAGATGATATTAAGAAGTACAGCAACTTTCGTTTGCGCATTGTTAAAGGGGCATACAAAGAACCTGATACTGTAGCGTACCAAACAAAAGAAGAAATCGATGCTAATTTCATCAAATTAATTGAGTATCATTTGTTACACGGCAAGTTCACATCGATTGCGACACATGATCACAATGTTATCAATCATGTAAAACAATTTGTCGTAGAACACGATATTTCATACGATAAGTTTGAATTCCAAATGTTGTACGGCTTCCGCAAAGAAATGCAGGTAGAGCTTGCAGCACAAGGTTATAATTTCTGTACGTATATTCCTTTCGGCACTGACTGGTATGGCTATTTTATGCGCAGACTGGCTGAACGTCCACAAAACTTAAACTTGGTCGTGAAACAAGTGTTTACGAAAAAAACCAATACTGCGCTTGGTGTAGTTGCTGGTGCATTTTTACTTGGTCGGTTAA
- a CDS encoding class I SAM-dependent methyltransferase, with protein sequence MKKQVIEVFNELASIYRETDDAKNLYNTQYERPAMLQQIPLDLSGVQLLDAGCSAGWYSEQLDNRGADVTSVDISPEMVKYTKKLLGDDAKVLNLDLEQALPFNDNSFDWIVSSLTLHYLEDWRLVFKEFHRVLKPGGRFLMSIHHPLTDLKLLDDIDYFSTELIVDSWHKEGKVYSVPFFRRSLSEIFDRLHPYFSIERVIEPKPTERFNSLEPEKYNKLMQSPNFLILEVVKDL encoded by the coding sequence ATGAAAAAGCAAGTAATAGAAGTATTCAATGAGTTGGCAAGCATTTATAGAGAAACGGATGATGCGAAAAATCTATATAATACACAATATGAAAGACCCGCAATGTTGCAGCAAATACCACTCGATTTGTCAGGAGTGCAACTACTCGATGCGGGTTGTTCAGCAGGATGGTATTCCGAGCAACTGGATAATAGAGGAGCAGATGTAACGTCGGTGGATATTAGTCCCGAAATGGTCAAGTACACAAAAAAGTTACTTGGTGACGACGCAAAGGTGTTGAATTTAGATTTAGAACAAGCCCTGCCTTTTAACGATAATAGCTTCGATTGGATTGTTAGTTCACTGACCTTGCATTATTTAGAGGATTGGAGATTGGTTTTTAAAGAATTTCATCGTGTATTAAAACCAGGTGGCCGTTTTTTAATGTCTATTCATCACCCATTAACAGATCTTAAATTGCTGGACGATATCGATTATTTTTCAACAGAATTAATTGTTGACTCGTGGCATAAAGAAGGGAAGGTGTATAGCGTGCCATTTTTCCGTAGATCTTTGAGTGAAATTTTTGACAGATTGCACCCTTATTTTTCGATTGAACGAGTCATTGAACCAAAACCTACAGAAAGGTTTAACAGCTTAGAACCTGAAAAATACAATAAATTAATGCAAAGTCCAAATTTCTTAATTTTAGAAGTTGTAAAAGACCTTTAA
- a CDS encoding DUF1641 domain-containing protein, protein MASPITQITKRQWTTEEIRQQNLYELETMIAEQNQALNKLLAITGDLDKAGVLDAVVAMVKAKEGIAEIVMEQATRKPVTNLINNMMSAAGALTAIDPSSTEKLASSAVHGLKEAESQNHNGKKLGVFQMVKAFRDPDVNRAIKFGLNFLKGMGKGLDK, encoded by the coding sequence ATGGCAAGTCCAATAACGCAAATCACAAAAAGACAATGGACAACTGAAGAAATTCGTCAGCAAAATCTTTATGAACTAGAAACGATGATTGCTGAACAAAATCAAGCACTCAATAAATTATTGGCTATTACCGGAGATTTAGATAAGGCAGGCGTTCTCGATGCTGTCGTCGCAATGGTCAAAGCAAAAGAAGGCATCGCTGAAATCGTCATGGAACAAGCTACACGTAAACCTGTAACAAATCTTATTAACAATATGATGAGCGCAGCGGGTGCTTTAACTGCGATTGATCCATCATCTACAGAAAAACTAGCTTCAAGTGCTGTTCATGGACTAAAAGAAGCTGAGTCGCAAAATCACAATGGCAAGAAACTAGGAGTGTTTCAAATGGTTAAAGCATTCAGAGATCCTGATGTTAACCGCGCGATCAAGTTTGGACTCAATTTCCTGAAAGGTATGGGAAAAGGATTAGATAAATAG
- the fdhF gene encoding formate dehydrogenase subunit alpha, which yields MPIKINGSPTEFEQGKTILQVLNEQKILHPQICYMPEVDPIETCDTCIVEVDGQLVRSCSTAAVAGMDIQLASPRAKEAQTEAMDRILENHLLYCTVCDNNNGNCKIHNTVDLMEVEHQKYPFEPKCSVDEVDLTNPFYRYDPNQCIACGQCVEVCQNLQVNETLTMDWSLDRPIVLWDGGAKINDSSCVSCGQCVTACPCNALMETSMLGEAGFMTAIPEKVLTPMIDLVKDVEPGYSGILAISDAEATMRETRTKKTKTVCTFCGVGCSFEVWTKDREILKIQPVSEAPANQISTCVKGKFGWDFINSEERITTPLIRKNGEFVEASWEEALDLVASKFKAIKKDNGKDSIGVISSSKITNEDNYVIQKLSRQVFETNNVDNCSRYCQSPATDGLFRTVGMGGDAGTIKDIGSAGLVIIVGANPAEGHPVLATRVKRAHKLHGQKLIVADMRKNEMAERSDIFITPKQGTDQVWLMAVTKYMIDQGWHDQQFIDDNVNYFTDFKDVLEQYTLEYAEKLSGVSKETIIRTAEMIRDADGTCILWGMGVTQNTGGSDTSAAISNLLLATGNYRRPGAGAYPLRGHNNVQGACDMGSLPGWLPGYQHVSDDNAREKFEQAYGVKIDSKPGMDNIKMLQAVDEGIMKAMYVVGEDMALVDSNANHVDEVLAKLDFFVVQDIFFSRTAQYADVILPAAPSLEKDGTFTNTERRVQRLYKALPELGQSKADWWIVQEIANRLGAGWNYSHPSEIFAEMASLSPLFAKADYSNMEGWDSFLWGSLEGESTPLLYVDGFNFPDKKARFALSDWVEPVVFPEEYDLHINNGRLLEHFHEGNMTDKSEGILSKLPKTFVEVSPELAKERGLEDGSTVRLVSPYGALKLPVIVTGRVKGNELFLPMNSTKKETAINFLTGPAVDQRTNTPAYKQTKVRMEVLKDHVKSPLPKSNPRDKKRTPQSGIEVERKWAREGYVHLTDQR from the coding sequence ATGCCTATAAAAATTAATGGTTCCCCTACTGAATTTGAACAAGGTAAAACTATATTACAAGTGCTAAACGAACAAAAAATTCTTCATCCGCAGATTTGTTATATGCCCGAAGTCGATCCAATCGAAACGTGTGATACATGTATCGTTGAAGTAGATGGACAACTTGTTCGCTCTTGTTCAACCGCTGCAGTTGCAGGAATGGATATTCAACTAGCATCTCCACGTGCAAAAGAAGCACAAACAGAAGCAATGGATCGAATACTTGAAAATCATTTGCTTTACTGCACGGTTTGCGACAATAACAACGGTAACTGTAAAATTCACAATACCGTAGACCTAATGGAAGTTGAACATCAAAAATATCCTTTCGAACCAAAATGCTCTGTCGACGAAGTCGATTTAACAAATCCATTTTACCGCTATGATCCAAACCAGTGTATTGCCTGTGGTCAGTGCGTAGAGGTATGTCAGAACTTGCAGGTTAACGAGACGTTAACGATGGACTGGTCACTTGACCGACCAATCGTCCTTTGGGATGGCGGCGCAAAAATCAATGACTCTTCATGTGTTAGCTGTGGGCAATGTGTAACAGCTTGTCCGTGTAATGCGTTGATGGAAACATCTATGCTTGGTGAAGCTGGATTTATGACAGCCATTCCAGAAAAAGTTCTAACGCCGATGATTGATTTGGTTAAAGACGTAGAACCGGGATATAGTGGCATTCTAGCTATTTCTGATGCCGAAGCAACAATGCGTGAAACGCGCACGAAAAAAACCAAAACGGTTTGTACGTTTTGCGGTGTTGGCTGTTCATTCGAAGTATGGACAAAAGATCGTGAAATCCTGAAAATTCAACCGGTTTCAGAAGCGCCCGCAAATCAAATCTCCACGTGCGTAAAAGGCAAATTTGGATGGGACTTTATAAACAGCGAAGAGCGCATCACCACTCCTTTGATTCGTAAAAATGGTGAATTCGTCGAAGCTAGCTGGGAAGAAGCACTTGATTTAGTTGCATCAAAATTTAAAGCGATTAAAAAAGACAATGGCAAAGATTCAATTGGCGTCATTTCTTCTTCTAAAATCACCAACGAAGACAATTACGTCATCCAAAAACTTAGCCGTCAAGTATTTGAAACAAATAACGTTGACAACTGCTCACGTTATTGCCAATCTCCAGCGACAGATGGTTTGTTCCGCACAGTCGGAATGGGTGGAGATGCTGGAACCATCAAAGACATCGGTAGCGCTGGACTTGTCATCATTGTTGGCGCCAACCCTGCAGAAGGTCATCCGGTTTTAGCAACTCGCGTCAAACGCGCTCACAAATTGCACGGACAAAAGTTGATAGTAGCTGATATGCGAAAAAACGAAATGGCTGAACGCTCAGATATTTTCATCACGCCCAAACAAGGCACTGACCAAGTGTGGTTAATGGCTGTTACAAAGTACATGATCGACCAAGGTTGGCATGATCAACAATTCATCGATGACAATGTAAACTATTTTACTGACTTTAAAGATGTACTAGAACAATACACATTAGAATATGCCGAAAAGCTGAGCGGCGTTTCAAAAGAGACAATTATTCGCACAGCTGAAATGATTCGTGATGCTGATGGAACGTGTATTCTTTGGGGTATGGGCGTTACACAAAATACTGGTGGATCAGATACATCTGCTGCAATTTCTAACTTGTTGCTCGCAACAGGCAATTATCGTCGCCCAGGTGCTGGCGCTTACCCGCTTCGTGGTCATAACAATGTTCAAGGCGCTTGTGATATGGGCTCATTACCCGGCTGGTTGCCAGGTTATCAACATGTATCTGATGACAATGCTCGCGAAAAATTTGAACAAGCTTACGGTGTGAAAATCGATAGCAAACCAGGTATGGACAACATCAAAATGTTACAAGCTGTTGACGAAGGCATTATGAAGGCCATGTACGTCGTTGGTGAAGATATGGCTTTGGTTGACTCAAATGCTAATCATGTCGATGAAGTATTAGCAAAACTCGACTTTTTCGTAGTACAAGACATCTTCTTCTCTCGTACGGCGCAATACGCAGATGTTATTTTACCTGCTGCACCATCACTTGAAAAAGACGGCACGTTTACCAATACTGAGCGTCGCGTTCAGCGTTTGTACAAAGCGTTGCCAGAACTTGGCCAGTCAAAAGCTGATTGGTGGATTGTTCAAGAAATCGCAAACCGTCTAGGTGCAGGCTGGAACTATAGCCATCCAAGTGAAATCTTTGCTGAAATGGCGAGCTTGTCTCCCCTGTTTGCAAAAGCAGATTATTCAAACATGGAAGGATGGGACAGCTTTTTGTGGGGTAGCTTAGAAGGCGAAAGTACGCCACTACTTTATGTAGACGGCTTTAACTTTCCTGACAAAAAAGCACGGTTTGCTTTATCTGATTGGGTTGAGCCGGTAGTATTCCCAGAAGAATACGATCTTCATATTAACAACGGTCGTTTGTTGGAGCATTTCCACGAAGGCAACATGACCGATAAATCGGAAGGCATTCTTTCTAAATTACCAAAAACATTTGTTGAAGTGTCTCCAGAATTAGCAAAAGAACGAGGTCTTGAAGATGGCTCGACAGTTCGTTTAGTCTCTCCTTATGGTGCTTTAAAATTGCCAGTCATTGTCACTGGACGAGTTAAAGGAAATGAATTATTCTTACCAATGAACTCGACGAAAAAAGAAACAGCAATCAACTTCTTGACAGGACCTGCTGTTGACCAACGGACAAATACGCCTGCCTATAAGCAGACGAAAGTTCGTATGGAAGTATTAAAAGATCACGTCAAGAGCCCGTTACCAAAATCTAATCCGCGTGATAAAAAACGCACGCCACAATCTGGCATTGAAGTCGAACGAAAATGGGCACGTGAAGGCTATGTGCATTTGACAGATCAACGATAG
- a CDS encoding DUF2294 domain-containing protein: MSRQIHEFNDIIRKLRKNLFGKGPERIHTVFVNNMAIATLYGNLSPSEQFIARTPEGREMVHAARTRMIQTVYASAAPEGMEELVGAKFVHLFSDIKVEDDIAVSVFLFDQVIDQQSMGGGKPDEAR, encoded by the coding sequence ATGTCCAGACAGATTCACGAATTTAACGACATCATACGAAAATTGCGAAAAAATCTGTTCGGCAAAGGACCTGAGCGTATTCACACGGTATTTGTCAACAATATGGCTATCGCCACATTGTATGGAAACTTAAGCCCGTCCGAGCAATTTATCGCACGAACTCCTGAAGGAAGAGAAATGGTTCATGCAGCACGAACCAGAATGATACAAACTGTTTACGCATCGGCTGCACCCGAAGGCATGGAAGAGCTAGTCGGCGCAAAGTTCGTGCATTTGTTTTCGGATATTAAAGTAGAAGATGATATTGCTGTCTCCGTTTTTCTTTTTGACCAAGTGATAGATCAACAAAGCATGGGTGGAGGTAAACCTGATGAAGCAAGATAA
- the fdhD gene encoding formate dehydrogenase accessory sulfurtransferase FdhD translates to MKQDNTRKIIRFEKGVFTEKEDCVVVEQPATIKINGKEFITIVCSPEKMDEMAIGFLVSERIIPNYKDIKDVQVDEKTGTVHVTAEKVYPFFEQLQNKRFISSCCGMSRQGFVFAHDAMIAKEMTEVRVTLSPENCFQLMSAMADSAKMFKQTGGVHNAALCDANGIIISRMDIGRHNALDKIYGYCLLNNIDVRDKVIVFSGRISSEILLKVAKIGCEIVLSKSAPTELALSLADQLGITTVGFIRGDSFNLYTHAKRIIDTT, encoded by the coding sequence ATGAAGCAAGATAACACGCGTAAAATTATCCGCTTCGAAAAAGGCGTATTTACCGAAAAAGAAGATTGTGTAGTGGTAGAACAGCCAGCTACGATTAAAATCAATGGCAAAGAATTTATCACAATTGTTTGCTCTCCAGAAAAAATGGATGAAATGGCTATTGGCTTTTTAGTGTCTGAGCGTATTATTCCCAATTACAAGGATATAAAAGATGTACAAGTAGACGAAAAAACAGGAACGGTCCATGTTACAGCTGAGAAAGTGTATCCATTTTTTGAGCAATTGCAAAACAAGCGATTTATTAGTTCGTGCTGTGGCATGAGTCGACAAGGATTTGTCTTTGCACATGATGCAATGATTGCTAAAGAAATGACTGAAGTTCGGGTAACGCTATCACCAGAAAATTGTTTTCAATTGATGTCGGCTATGGCTGATTCTGCAAAAATGTTCAAGCAGACAGGAGGCGTTCATAATGCTGCTCTATGCGATGCAAATGGCATTATCATTTCGCGGATGGACATTGGAAGACACAATGCTTTAGATAAAATATATGGATACTGCTTGCTAAACAATATTGATGTTCGTGACAAAGTCATCGTTTTTAGCGGCAGAATTTCTTCTGAAATTTTATTGAAAGTAGCAAAAATCGGCTGTGAAATTGTCTTGTCAAAATCGGCTCCAACTGAATTAGCACTAAGTTTAGCTGATCAACTTGGCATTACGACCGTCGGCTTTATTCGTGGAGATTCATTCAACTTGTATACACATGCCAAACGAATTATCGATACCACGTAA